The proteins below are encoded in one region of Polypterus senegalus isolate Bchr_013 chromosome 2, ASM1683550v1, whole genome shotgun sequence:
- the LOC120524308 gene encoding zinc finger BED domain-containing protein 4-like, with the protein MPRRLVQDVRTRWNSTYYMMESLIAQKRALCAYSAEHDLPATLCARQWGLLEKIVAALAPFEELTREVSSSWSSASDVIPIVCVLKRVLSRRNESDEGIRTMKITLLEAVNRRFKDVESEPLYAVATLLDPRYKDRYFTSVEISNQAKAALIVEVRKMEEVFKRSTSDSSEPAEGTSCESAAVEPASKTPRMETASHSRLESIFDEILKESSVEPAPQLTTSSACIEVQTYLSEPTIQRSDNPLLYWQVNQPRLPTLVCTAAKFLCAPSTSVESERLFSTASIIIDERRSRLTAEKAEMLIFLKKNLPLMLK; encoded by the exons ATGCCACGGCGTCTGGTACAAGATGTGCGAACACGGTGGAATAGCACATATTATATGATGGAGAGCCTCATCGCTCAAAAACGAGCCTTGTGTGCATATTCCGCGGAGCATGACCTGCCAGCCACACTGTGTGCACGTCAGTGGGGGCTACTTGAAAAGATCGTAGCAGCTCTGGCCCCCTTTGAGGAGTTGACAAGGGAGGTAAGCTCCTCATGGTCATCAGCATCTGATGTTATCCCCATCGTCTGCGTCCTTAAGCGCGTTCTGTCTCGACGAAATGAAAGTGACGAGGGAATAAGGACGATGAAGATCACCCTTCTTGAGGCTGTTAACAGACGCTTCAAAGATGTAGAATCTGAGCCACTATATGCAGTTGCAACACTGCTGGATCCAAGATATAAAGACag ATACTTCACAAGTGTAGAAATCTCAAACCAGGCAAAAGCTGCTTTGATCGTAGAGGTGAGAAAGATGGAGGAAGTGTTTAAAAGAAGCACATCAGATTCCTCAGAGCCAGCAGAGGGGACATCTTGTGAATCAGCTGCTGTGGAACCAGCAAGCAAGACTCCACGGATGGAAACTGCAAGCCACAGCAGACTTGAAAGTATTTTTGATGAAATCCTAAAGGAAAGCTCTGtagagcctgctcctcagttaaccACCTCAAGTGCATGTATTGAAGTGCAAACCTACCTCAGTGAGCCAACTATTCAGCGCTCAGACAATCCACTGTTGTACTGGCAAGTCAACCAGCCTAGATTACCCACTCTGGTTTGTACAGCAGCTAAATTTCTTTGTGCACCTTCAACAAGTGTGGAGAGCGAGAGGCTCTTCAGTACAGCCTCCATCATTATTGATGAAAGGAGAAGCAGGCTGACAGCTGAGAAGGCTGAAATGCTGATCTTTCTAAAGAAAAACCTACcccttatgttaaagtga